The Longimicrobium sp. DNA window CGGCATCCTGGCCAGCATCCTGTACTTCGCCGACGTGGCGTGGAGCGCGCACTCGGTGGACGCCGCCGTGTTCCTGCAGTGCGGCCTGTTCACCACCGTGGCCCTGGTCACCGGCTACCTGGGCGACCGGCTGCGGCAGACGGGAACCGCGCTGGGGCAGGTGGAGACGGAGCTGCACCAGCTGCGGCTGGACACCGACGACGTGCTGGCGGGGATCGCCACGGGGATCCTGACGGTGGACGGAAGCGGCCGCCTGGCCTACGCCAACCCCGCCGCCGAGGAATTGCTGGACGCCGAGCTGGCGCCCTGGATCGGGCGCTCGGTGATCGCCCAGCTGGACCGGCTGGCGCCGGGGCTGGGGCGCGTGATCGCCGAGACGCTGGAGCGGCGCGAGCCGGTGCGCCGCTACGAGACCGACGAGCAGGAGGACGGGCGCGTGCTGGGCGTATCCACCACGCTGCTGGAGCGCAGCGACCCGCCCTCGGTGACGGCCATCTTCCAGGACATCACCGAGCGCAAGCGGATGGAGTCGCTGCGCCGCCGCGCCGAGCGCCTGGAGGCGGTGGCCGACCTTTCCGCCAGCCTGGCGCACGAGATCCGCAACCCGCTGGCCTCCATCCGCAGCGCCACCGAGCAGCTGGCGGGCGACGGGATCGACGCCGACGACCGCACCGTGCTGCGCGACCTGGTGGTGCGCGAGAGCGACCGCCTGTCGCGGCTGCTGACCGAGTTCCTGGACTTCGCGCGGGTGAAGGTGCGCACCTCCGAGTCGCTGCACGTGGGCGCCATCGTCTCCCGCGCGCTCGACCTTGTCCGCGCCCACCCGCACGCCGACGGGCGCGAGCTGGCGCTGGAGGTCGACGCTTCCGCCGCCGCGGCGCTGGTGAACGGCGACGAGGACCTGCTGCACCGCGCGGTGCTGAACCTGGCGCTGAACGCGGTGCAGTGGGCGGGGCCGGGCGGCCGCGCGGAGGTGGCGCTGGACGTGGTGGAGAGCGACATTCTATCCACCGCGCTGGAGTACACGCGCGCCGTGCGCATCCGCGTTTCCGACACGGGGCCGGGCGTGCCCGAGGAAGACGCCGAGCACGTGTTCGACCCCTTCTTCACCCTGCGCCCCGGCGGCACCGGGCTGGGGCTGGCGCTGGTGCAGCGCGCGGCCGAGGCGCACGGCGGCGCGGTGTTCGTGGACGAGCCCGGGGCCGGATGGCGCACCACCTTCACCCTCTGCCTTCCCGAGGCGGGCGAGGGCGAGGCGCCGGCCGGCGACGACGAGGAAATGATCGGAACCCACCCCGAGGAAAGCCGCACGTGAGCGAGCCCAAGGTCCTGATCGTGGACGACGAGACCGCGATCCTCGATACCCTGCGCATTCTGCTGAAGCGCGAGGGGTTCGCGGTGGAAACCGCCGTGGGCGGGCAGGCGGGGATCGACCGCATGCACGACGTCCGCCCCGACGTGGTGCTGAGCGACGTGCGCATGCCCAACGTGGGCGGGCTGGAGGTGCTGCTGGCCGCCCGCGAGATGGACGCGTCGATTCCCGTGATCCTGATGACCGCGCAGGCCAGCCTGCAGACGGCCATCCGCGCGGTGAACGAGGGCGCGTACTACTACATCCAGAAGCCGTTCGCCAACGACGAGCTGCTGGCCATCGTGCGCCGCGCCAGCGAGAGCCGCCAGCTGAAGCGCGAGAACCAGGCGCTGAAGACCGAGATCCGCCGGCGCGACCGCGGCGACCTGAGCCGGC harbors:
- a CDS encoding two-component system sensor histidine kinase NtrB translates to MRARINTLPEPRRILSWLYLGRLALAAGIFVAAAWTWRDVAPQTTLAATLMLVGTAAFTGASAWWTHLQGRTLGRSLLYVQVLFDALLVTAAVHLTGGRQSSFAPIYILVIVEAAVTLPILGGLLIGILASILYFADVAWSAHSVDAAVFLQCGLFTTVALVTGYLGDRLRQTGTALGQVETELHQLRLDTDDVLAGIATGILTVDGSGRLAYANPAAEELLDAELAPWIGRSVIAQLDRLAPGLGRVIAETLERREPVRRYETDEQEDGRVLGVSTTLLERSDPPSVTAIFQDITERKRMESLRRRAERLEAVADLSASLAHEIRNPLASIRSATEQLAGDGIDADDRTVLRDLVVRESDRLSRLLTEFLDFARVKVRTSESLHVGAIVSRALDLVRAHPHADGRELALEVDASAAAALVNGDEDLLHRAVLNLALNAVQWAGPGGRAEVALDVVESDILSTALEYTRAVRIRVSDTGPGVPEEDAEHVFDPFFTLRPGGTGLGLALVQRAAEAHGGAVFVDEPGAGWRTTFTLCLPEAGEGEAPAGDDEEMIGTHPEESRT